GTCGGGACATGAAGCTGCCACGCCGGGCACTGATCGTGGCCATCGCCACCGCGATGCAGGAGAGCAACCTCTACAACCTGGCCAGCGACGTGCTGCCGGAGTCGTACGACTATCCGCACCAGGGCAGCGGCGCCGACCACGACTCGGTCGGGCTGTTCCAGCAGCGGCCGAGCAGCGGCTGGGGCACCGTCGCCGAGCTGATGCGCCCGGCGTACGCGGCCCGGGCGTTCTACGCGGCGCTGGCCGAGGTGCCCGGCTGGGCGGACCTCAGCATCACCCAGGCCGCCCAGGCCGTGCAGGTCTCCGCCTTCCCGGACGCGTACGCCCAGCACGAGCAGCGGGCCACCACCGTGGTCGACGCGCTGATCTGAGCCGCGGTCAGGCCGCACTCCGCTCGGACGGCGGCTCGACCGGGGCGTCAGTGGCGGCGGTCGCCACCCGGGTCGCCGGCACCCCGTTGCCGGGCACCGCCGCGGCGGCGGTCGGAGTGTCGGCCGGCACCGGATGCACGGTCAGGCCGGCGAGGAGATCGTCGACCCGGGCCTCCCGCCGCCGGCGGGCCAGCAGCGCCGCCTCGAAGTCGCGGCGCGCCTGCACCGCCTCGGCGTACGCCCGCTCCCGGACCAGCCGGGCCTCGGCGCGGGCGGCGTCGAGTTCGCCACGGGCCAGCGCCAGCAGCCCGTCCGCCTCCCGCTCCACCGCCGTCGCGCCGGTCCGCACGGCCGCCACGTCGCCCGCGTCCGGCGCGCCCCGCCGGTCGAGCAGATCGCAGAGGTGGGTCGCCTCCTGCCGGATCTGGTCCCACTCGCGACCGGCCCCGGCGGCGCTCTCCGCCCGGGCCGCGAGTCGGGTCAACCGGATCCCCAGCTCGTCCAGGCAGGAGTCCACCTGCCGCTGGTCGTAACCGGTCTCAACGACGGAGAACCTCATACTGTCGCCCCCCAGGCAGCTGATGTTTCTTCCCCACCTGCCGATCCTGAGGGCTGCCGGCGACCGCCGAGGCGGTTCGAGGAAAATGTTCAGCATCCGAGGGCGGTCGACGACCGGCGACCGCGCGTGGACAATCCCCGGGGAGCCGGGCGGCGATCCGGACGAACGAGGCTCAGGAACGCTTGGGCAGCACGACCACCCGGCCGAAGAACTCGTCGATGCGCCGCACCACGTCGTTGAAGTCGTCCAGGTCGATCGGCTTCGTCACGTACGCGTTGGCCTGCAGCGTGTAGCTGCCGACGATGTCGGTGTCCGCGTTCGACGTGGTGAGCACGACGATCGGAATGGTGCGCAGGTCCTCGTCCCGCTTCACCTCGCCGAGCACCTGCCGGCCGTCCATCCGGGGCATGTTCAGGTCGAGCAGGATCACGTCGGGGCGGCGGGCCTCGGTGTGCCGACCCTCGCGCCGGAGGAACTCCATCGCCTCCTGGCCGTCGTTGACCACGTCGATGACCTTCTCGACGTCGGAGTCCTCGAGGGCCTCCTCGATCATCAGGACGTCGCCCGGGTCGTCGTCCACCACCAGGATACGAACGGGGCTCGGGCTGCCTGGACCCATGGGGGTTTACCTGCTTCGTGTCGGTGGCGGAACGGGACCTCTCGGTCACCTGCTGGCGGGGAAATCTAGCCGATCAGGGGCGGAACGGCGAGGCCGGCTCGGGCGTGTCCGCGTCGTATCGGAGCACCTCGGCGAGCCCGGTCACCTGCAGCACCCGCGCCACCCGCCCGCCGGCCCCGGTGACCCGCAGCCAACCGCCGTCGGCCGAGGCGCGGTTGTCGCCGCGGACGAACGCCGCGATGCCGGTCGAGTCGCAGAAGGTGAGCTCGGTGAGATCGATCAGCAGGTACCGCTCGCCGTCGGCGACGAGCCGGTCGATCGCGGCGTTGAGTTGGGGGGCGGTGCTCATGTCGAGCTCACCGGCGAGCCGCAGGCAGGCCCTACCGCCGGCCCGTTGGGCGTCCGTGACGGTGAACGTCAACGTGGTCCCTCCCGCTCCTACCGCAGGCGGATGCTTGCGGTGCGGCAAGTATACGGGGGAGAGGTCCCCACGCCGGCACCCCGCGGCCGGTCAGGCGTGGACGTGGGGTGGCCCCCGACCCTGGGACCAGGGGTCGGGGGCCGGGGAGGGTGGCTCAGGCGGCGGCCGGCTGCAACCGCGGTCCCGTCGACCGCAGCTCCGCCGTCGCGGGCGGCTCCGCGTCCTCTGGTTGACCGGAATCCGGCGTCTGGAAGAGATAGCGGACGAACTCCCCACCCACCTCGTTGTCGTCCGCGCCCGGCCACTGTCCGACAGAGTCGACGCCGACCACCTCACGGCCCGTCCCGTCGGTCTCCTCCAGCAGCGCCCACAGGGTCACCGGGTAGCACCGGGTGGCCTCGGGGTCCAGCCGCCACCGGGCGTACCAGCCGGGTCGGGCGGGGACGATCTCGATGATCCTCTTCATGACGACCTTCCCTTCCGCGTGCGTCGGAAGTTTCCCGGTCCACCCCGATCATGGGCCGCCCTCGGGTGAGCGCCCCTCACCCCCAGCGAATGAAGCTGCCGTCCCGCTTCCGCGGGTCGCCCCCCGTGGCCGTTTCCTTCCCCGTTACGGCGGGAAGGCGACGCGCGGAAACGGCGGAACCCGACGAGGAACGAGGTGCGACGATGCGCAAGCAGATGGAGGGCGACAACCAGCGCCGCCGGGCCCTGGCCCGGGAGGCCCGCGAACGCGGCCGACAGCCCAGCCAGACCGGCGCC
The window above is part of the Micromonospora inositola genome. Proteins encoded here:
- a CDS encoding STAS domain-containing protein, encoding MTFTVTDAQRAGGRACLRLAGELDMSTAPQLNAAIDRLVADGERYLLIDLTELTFCDSTGIAAFVRGDNRASADGGWLRVTGAGGRVARVLQVTGLAEVLRYDADTPEPASPFRP
- a CDS encoding ATPase, translating into MRFSVVETGYDQRQVDSCLDELGIRLTRLAARAESAAGAGREWDQIRQEATHLCDLLDRRGAPDAGDVAAVRTGATAVEREADGLLALARGELDAARAEARLVRERAYAEAVQARRDFEAALLARRRREARVDDLLAGLTVHPVPADTPTAAAAVPGNGVPATRVATAATDAPVEPPSERSAA
- a CDS encoding response regulator encodes the protein MGPGSPSPVRILVVDDDPGDVLMIEEALEDSDVEKVIDVVNDGQEAMEFLRREGRHTEARRPDVILLDLNMPRMDGRQVLGEVKRDEDLRTIPIVVLTTSNADTDIVGSYTLQANAYVTKPIDLDDFNDVVRRIDEFFGRVVVLPKRS